In one window of Branchiostoma floridae strain S238N-H82 chromosome 14, Bfl_VNyyK, whole genome shotgun sequence DNA:
- the LOC118430900 gene encoding ATP-dependent DNA/RNA helicase DHX36-like, translating into MKLLKLGAILPFVEKAMSSPSLRAVQLAITNLKDLNALDRQENLTPLGYHLASAGILLYHPLVIYCRLPVEPHIGKMILFGAIFSCLDPVLTVAASLGFKDPFVIPLGKEEEADRRRREFAAGSKSDHLMLINAFKSWERAKSQGRESERRFCWDNFLSANTLKMLSNMKQQFAELLQDIGFVQTRNPSNPQCNKNSGNIRLVKAVICAGLYPNVAKVRGPKQHFRKRPPKLVTKHEKVQLHPKSVNADEKYFEDGWLIYHMKMKTTQVFLYDCTMISPYPLLFFGGDITIQKDGNQETVAVDNWIVFRAATKTAKLVKGLRHELDTVLQQKITRPGAINWDEKSKEGQLMRGIIQLITTEDSSQDYDDDYYSDD; encoded by the exons ATGAAA ttGCTGAAGTTGGGCGCGATCCTACCATTTGTAGAGAAGGCCATGAGTTCTCCCTCTCTCAGAGCTGTACAGCTGGCCATCACTAACCTCAAGGACCTG AATGCCCTGGACAGACAAGAGAACCTGACACCCCTTGGATATCACCTGGCAAG TGCTGGCATACTTCTTTATCATCCCCTTGTTATCTACTGCAGACTGCCTGTAGAGCCCCACATCGGGAAGATGATCCTGTTTGGAGCCATCTTCTCCTGTCTGGACCCGGTGCTCACTGTGGCAGCCAGCCTGGGCTTTAAGGACCCCTTCGTCATTCCTCTG GGTAAGGAGGAGGAGGctgacaggaggaggagggagtTTGCAGCTGGGAGTAAGAGCGACCATCTCATGCTCATCAACGCCTTCAAG AGTTGGGAGAGAGCGAAGTCCCAAGGTCGTGAGTCGGAGAGACGTTTCTGCTGGGACAACTTCCTGTCAGCCAACACGCTCAAG ATGTTGTCCAACATGAAGCAGCAGTTTGCTGAGCTGCTGCAGGACATCGGGTTTGTGCAGACCAGGAATCCCAGCAACCCTCAGTGCAATAAAAACTCTG GTAACATAAGGCTGGTTAAAGCAGTGATCTGTGCAGGGCTGTATCCAAATGTGGCAAAAGTCAGGGGACCAAAACAGCACTTCAGGAAAAG aCCGCCCAAACTGGTGACCAAACATGAGAAGGTTCAGCTCCACCCAAAGTCTGTCAACGCTGATGAGAAGTACTTCGAGGACGGCTGGCTGATCTATCACATGAAGATGAAAACTACTCAG GTGTTCCTGTATGACTGCACAATGATTTCTCCCTACCCTCTACTGTTCTTTGGAGGGGACATCACCATTCAGAAG GACGGGAACCAAGAAACGGTTGCCGTTGACAACTGGATTGTCTTCCGAGCTGCTACCAAGACTGCCAAACTGGTCAAg GGTCTAAGACACGAGCTGGACACAGTTCTGCAGCAGAAGATCACCCGACCTGGAGCCATCAACTGGGACGAGAAAAGCAAGGAGGGTCAGCTGATGCGGGGGATCATCCAGCTGATTACTACTGAGGACTCCAGTCAGGACTATGATGATGACTATTACAGTGATGATTAA